In Myxococcales bacterium, a genomic segment contains:
- a CDS encoding IgGFc-binding protein has translation MRTLAGASLVLLTTWAAVAAGCGASQRDELSSRAVDASLPPAVDAGPAFSDAQFGDPFCTAPHCSSDLHTFVECSGNVIRTCAADEGCTETGCAPACEATRIAKSSVGCEYYVVQPDVIFAAAGGCFATFVANTWTTPAKLTVEHDGKSLDASTFGYLPSGSGKNITYAPLTNGEVPPGQVAILFLSQSPSLVPGTACPASITAAVAGDTALHGTGIGRAFRITSSVPVVAYDMFPYGGGSSALTSATLLLPTSAWDTNYVAIDAWQTNPVEQSVVAITAQDDGTEITLNPKAAIAGGTGVAAAPAGAPALYSLQRGQVLQFVQPASLAGSIVSSNKPVGVWGGNTGLTIDTCCGESSHQQIPPVRALGSEYVGVRYRNRYDQYEEAPPWRLMGAVPGTTLEWDPGPPAGAPSSLSPGQVVQFRSPGPFVVKSQDADHPFYFSAHMTGAGQYDPSGKDGRGDAEFVNVVPPLEYLDSYVFFADPTYPETNLVVVRRRGSVGFDDVILDCAGPLTGWMPVGTKGRYEYTRTDLVRNNFVPQGQCDNGRREMHSKSPFGVTVWGWGSAASGAFSSTYVSYAYPAGAGAAPINGVVVSPIK, from the coding sequence GTGCGAACGCTCGCCGGCGCCTCTCTTGTGTTGCTAACGACTTGGGCCGCGGTGGCCGCTGGTTGCGGCGCGTCGCAGCGCGACGAGCTGTCGTCGCGAGCGGTCGACGCATCGTTACCCCCGGCGGTCGACGCCGGGCCCGCGTTCTCCGATGCGCAGTTCGGCGATCCGTTTTGCACGGCGCCGCACTGCTCGAGCGATCTGCACACGTTCGTCGAGTGTTCGGGGAACGTGATCCGCACCTGCGCGGCCGACGAAGGCTGCACGGAGACCGGCTGTGCGCCTGCCTGCGAGGCCACGCGCATCGCCAAGAGCAGCGTGGGCTGCGAGTACTACGTGGTTCAGCCCGACGTCATTTTTGCCGCTGCCGGCGGTTGCTTCGCGACGTTCGTGGCGAACACGTGGACGACGCCCGCCAAGCTCACGGTGGAGCACGACGGCAAATCGCTCGATGCATCGACCTTTGGCTACCTGCCCTCGGGCTCAGGAAAGAACATCACCTACGCACCGCTCACGAATGGCGAAGTGCCGCCCGGGCAGGTCGCCATCCTGTTTCTGTCGCAGTCGCCGAGCCTGGTCCCCGGCACGGCCTGCCCCGCGAGCATCACGGCGGCCGTGGCCGGCGACACTGCGCTCCACGGCACCGGCATCGGTCGCGCCTTTCGCATCACCTCGTCGGTGCCGGTCGTCGCCTACGACATGTTCCCCTACGGAGGCGGTTCGAGCGCCCTCACGAGCGCCACGCTGCTCTTGCCGACGTCCGCCTGGGACACGAACTACGTGGCCATCGACGCGTGGCAAACGAACCCCGTCGAGCAATCGGTGGTGGCCATCACCGCACAGGATGACGGCACCGAGATCACGTTGAACCCCAAGGCCGCCATCGCCGGCGGCACCGGCGTCGCGGCAGCCCCGGCCGGCGCGCCGGCGCTCTATTCGCTCCAGCGCGGCCAGGTGTTGCAGTTCGTCCAGCCGGCGTCGCTCGCGGGGAGCATCGTTTCGTCCAACAAACCCGTCGGCGTCTGGGGCGGCAACACGGGCCTGACCATCGACACCTGTTGCGGTGAGAGTTCGCATCAACAGATCCCGCCCGTTCGCGCGCTCGGCAGCGAGTACGTCGGCGTTCGCTATCGCAATCGTTACGATCAGTACGAAGAAGCGCCCCCTTGGCGGCTCATGGGGGCCGTTCCTGGCACCACGCTCGAGTGGGATCCGGGCCCGCCGGCGGGCGCGCCGAGCAGCCTCTCTCCGGGCCAAGTCGTGCAGTTTCGTTCGCCCGGGCCCTTCGTCGTGAAGAGCCAAGACGCGGACCATCCGTTTTACTTCTCGGCGCACATGACGGGCGCCGGGCAATACGATCCGAGCGGCAAGGACGGGCGCGGCGACGCCGAGTTCGTGAACGTCGTGCCGCCGCTCGAATACCTCGACTCCTACGTCTTCTTCGCGGACCCGACCTACCCGGAGACGAACCTCGTCGTGGTTCGTCGCCGCGGCTCCGTTGGCTTCGACGACGTGATCCTCGACTGCGCGGGCCCGCTGACCGGTTGGATGCCCGTCGGGACGAAGGGTCGCTACGAATACACACGCACCGATCTCGTTCGAAACAACTTCGTACCCCAAGGACAGTGCGACAACGGTCGCCGCGAGATGCACAGCAAGAGCCCCTTCGGCGTCACCGTCTGGGGATGGGGCTCGGCGGCGAGCGGCGCGTTCTCGAGCACGTACGTGAGCTACGCGTATCCCGCAGGAGCTGGAGCCGCACCCATCAACGGCGTCGTTGTCTCGCCGATCAAGTGA
- the rdgC gene encoding recombination-associated protein RdgC, giving the protein MALLRGSLTYARYFVAGELPDDFRDRFMRSIRHRVMKPLEPDDQDLERSGWCQVGDGNGLELAYSDVFWNEYINLGMRTDRWAIPGAMLRAKLKEAEAALLEKQGRERLSRKEKSELKEFVARRLRHKLTPQSRVVDLSWAVNEGVVRFFSHSPKAAANLAELFGRTFKAFGLELVPESPHTLRARLGLTKSEESAWKSLESLVLAREET; this is encoded by the coding sequence GTGGCACTCCTTCGCGGCTCGCTCACCTACGCTCGCTACTTCGTCGCCGGCGAACTGCCCGACGATTTTCGCGACCGCTTCATGCGCTCGATTCGCCATCGCGTCATGAAGCCGCTCGAGCCCGACGACCAAGATCTCGAACGCTCCGGCTGGTGCCAGGTCGGCGACGGCAACGGCCTCGAACTCGCCTACAGCGACGTCTTCTGGAACGAGTACATCAACCTCGGCATGCGCACCGATCGCTGGGCCATCCCCGGCGCGATGCTCCGCGCGAAGCTCAAGGAAGCGGAAGCCGCCTTGCTCGAGAAGCAGGGCCGCGAGCGGCTCTCGCGAAAAGAGAAGAGCGAGCTCAAAGAGTTCGTGGCGCGGCGCCTCCGCCACAAGCTCACGCCGCAGTCGCGCGTCGTCGACCTCTCGTGGGCGGTCAACGAGGGCGTCGTCCGCTTCTTCAGTCACTCGCCAAAAGCCGCCGCCAACCTCGCCGAGCTGTTCGGCCGCACCTTCAAGGCCTTCGGCCTGGAGCTAGTCCCCGAATCGCCACACACCCTTCGGGCACGCCTCGGCCTCACGAAGAGCGAAGAGAGCGCGTGGAAGTCGCTCGAGAGCTTGGTCTTGGCGCGAGAGGAGACCTGA
- a CDS encoding response regulator → MATEAFRVVDTEHQRGGDALVARIVRVTFVGAAGACAVSFAQAENPASMVLGTFLPIFAALGVCQALIRSGRARHAAWVLTVALFVLVSTVVFVFGGLMGNNAVAFILVVMVAGTSLGGRVAIWVAGLAAAVCGMAGWAEVSGRLPPSLAPVTVTNAWIAITVTLILAALLHHMAVRSIDAEARRSTEALHRLRATQQDNETRAHFAGALTEVAERALSATGTDVFFRETLTLLKDTLGADTAFLLAIGEGGAARVIEAVGFVPPTNLEVPARAVAIMAEPGRLLGSEDELGRAILDSLGSASRGGGVLGVQGRSGLRAAIGILTDAPRVFSGADLQLLVTAAGIVGSVLERDSANERAERAQKLEVVGRLATGVAHDFNNLLSVMMATSEELRHRHAGHVDGELLDGLDHACERATLLTRQLLAFSRKQVAQPERLDLVELIAAFAPSLRRLVGDAIMLETELPKEPLFVDIARGSFEQIVLNLVVNAQEAMPEGGRIVLVVARQGNEARFSVQDTGVGMDDATCRKVFDPFFTTKPEGTGLGLATVSDIAHRFGGRAEIQSSPGAGTTLTVRLPISDGASAKEPATASPVTVKAQRLRVLLSDDHDLVRISVSRLLERLGHEVVAVASGAEALDLLARESFGLLVTDVAMPEISGVELVRAVDARGLLLPVVMISGHVDAPPLLRTGAPMVFIPKPFTMLALREAIDAVVTQKKS, encoded by the coding sequence GTGGCAACGGAGGCGTTTCGCGTGGTCGACACGGAGCACCAGCGCGGCGGAGACGCGCTCGTGGCGCGCATTGTGCGCGTCACGTTCGTTGGCGCCGCGGGTGCCTGCGCGGTCTCCTTCGCTCAAGCGGAGAACCCGGCTTCGATGGTGCTCGGCACCTTCTTGCCGATCTTCGCGGCGCTCGGCGTCTGCCAAGCCCTCATTCGTTCGGGCCGTGCGCGGCACGCGGCGTGGGTCCTCACCGTGGCGCTCTTTGTCCTCGTGAGCACCGTCGTGTTCGTGTTCGGGGGTCTCATGGGCAACAACGCCGTTGCCTTCATTCTCGTCGTGATGGTGGCGGGCACGTCCCTTGGTGGTCGTGTGGCCATCTGGGTGGCAGGCCTCGCGGCGGCCGTGTGTGGCATGGCTGGATGGGCCGAGGTTTCGGGGCGCCTCCCGCCAAGCCTCGCGCCCGTGACCGTCACCAACGCGTGGATAGCCATCACCGTCACGCTCATCCTCGCGGCGCTGCTGCACCACATGGCCGTTCGCAGCATCGACGCGGAGGCGCGTCGTTCGACGGAGGCGCTCCACCGGCTCCGTGCGACGCAACAGGACAACGAGACGCGCGCGCACTTCGCCGGCGCGTTGACGGAGGTCGCCGAGCGTGCCCTCTCGGCGACGGGGACCGACGTGTTCTTCCGCGAAACGCTGACCTTGCTGAAGGACACGCTCGGCGCCGACACGGCGTTTCTGCTCGCCATCGGCGAAGGAGGGGCGGCTCGCGTCATCGAGGCCGTCGGCTTCGTGCCGCCCACGAACCTAGAGGTCCCGGCGCGGGCCGTCGCGATCATGGCCGAGCCGGGTCGCCTCCTCGGCTCCGAGGACGAGCTCGGCCGCGCGATCCTCGATTCGCTCGGCTCGGCGAGCCGTGGCGGCGGCGTCCTTGGCGTCCAGGGGCGCTCGGGGCTCCGCGCTGCCATCGGCATCTTGACGGACGCGCCGCGGGTCTTCTCCGGGGCGGACCTCCAGCTCCTCGTCACGGCGGCCGGCATCGTCGGCAGCGTCCTTGAGCGCGATTCCGCCAACGAGCGCGCCGAGCGCGCGCAAAAGCTCGAGGTCGTGGGGCGTCTCGCCACGGGTGTTGCGCATGACTTCAACAACCTGCTCTCCGTCATGATGGCGACGTCGGAGGAGCTGCGTCACCGGCACGCGGGGCACGTCGACGGTGAGTTGCTCGATGGTCTTGACCACGCGTGCGAGCGCGCGACGCTGCTGACGCGCCAGCTCCTCGCCTTTAGTCGCAAGCAGGTGGCGCAGCCCGAGCGCCTCGACCTCGTCGAGCTGATCGCAGCCTTCGCGCCGTCGCTCCGTCGACTCGTAGGCGACGCCATCATGCTCGAGACGGAGCTGCCGAAGGAGCCCCTCTTTGTCGATATCGCCCGGGGCAGCTTTGAGCAGATCGTCCTCAACCTCGTCGTCAACGCTCAAGAGGCGATGCCCGAAGGAGGGCGCATCGTGCTCGTCGTGGCTCGTCAGGGCAACGAGGCGCGCTTTAGCGTTCAAGACACCGGTGTGGGCATGGATGACGCCACGTGCCGCAAGGTCTTCGATCCATTCTTCACGACCAAACCCGAGGGAACGGGACTCGGCCTCGCGACGGTCTCGGACATCGCGCACCGCTTCGGAGGCCGAGCCGAGATCCAGAGCTCACCAGGCGCCGGCACGACCCTCACCGTTCGGTTGCCCATCTCCGACGGGGCCTCGGCGAAGGAGCCGGCGACGGCCTCGCCGGTCACCGTCAAGGCGCAGCGGCTTCGCGTGCTCCTCTCGGACGACCACGACCTGGTGCGTATTTCCGTGAGCCGCCTCTTGGAGCGTCTTGGTCACGAGGTCGTCGCCGTGGCGAGCGGAGCGGAGGCGCTCGACCTCCTCGCGAGAGAGTCGTTTGGATTGCTCGTCACCGACGTTGCCATGCCCGAGATCAGCGGCGTTGAGCTGGTCAGGGCCGTGGACGCGCGCGGCCTCCTGCTTCCGGTGGTCATGATCAGCGGCCACGTGGACGCGCCTCCGCTGTTGCGCACGGGCGCGCCGATGGTGTTCATCCCCAAGCCCTTCACGATGCTGGCGCTGCGAGAGGCGATCGACGCCGTCGTGACTCAGAAGAAGTCGTGA
- a CDS encoding PQQ-binding-like beta-propeller repeat protein — MLHVEGDRLLLTEGDGETVVAAMDVPDEQRFVAGTIVAGPSTFLVTGGRIDAFALPSLILRWTRELTFRPHPRVVGNSEVVLVGGDARSTVLPRVVALDAQTGATLWTKSAPGLGVGTWLAGDAAYLGYHDRFVAVDLRTGIDRWSTALPNLTALFAHGGTLAVLADDALIALDASNGHERARTKVGSAHGAAHRDGIVYLKVTTGPAVPALNVGALESVLAVDMASLQVMWRTAPYLTLGEPQESLALLGEDVLACTNEGVLRTLDARSGALRATIGLGRCSALLAREHGGQRWVHTLSFSRGDEGPVRLRGGAPSSRTMRVTGVVMTTAAPSPNVARTPTPRAGALVSALDATAVTDAAGRFDMKVQGSGAITVHAVAPVSDSSKGCGRYESGFAPVTARGDEGEHEPVALILSRECVCGD; from the coding sequence TTGCTACACGTTGAGGGCGACCGGCTCCTGCTCACCGAAGGCGATGGAGAAACCGTCGTGGCCGCGATGGACGTCCCGGATGAACAACGGTTCGTCGCAGGGACGATCGTGGCTGGACCATCGACGTTTCTTGTGACCGGGGGACGCATCGACGCGTTCGCGCTCCCTTCGCTCATCCTGCGGTGGACCCGTGAACTGACGTTTCGGCCGCATCCGCGGGTCGTCGGCAATTCCGAGGTGGTTCTCGTGGGTGGGGATGCCCGATCGACCGTATTGCCACGGGTGGTGGCGCTTGACGCACAGACAGGCGCGACTCTTTGGACCAAGAGTGCGCCGGGCCTGGGGGTCGGTACGTGGCTCGCGGGAGACGCGGCGTACCTCGGTTATCACGACAGGTTCGTTGCGGTCGACTTGCGAACCGGGATTGATCGGTGGTCAACCGCCCTCCCGAACCTTACCGCGCTCTTCGCCCACGGAGGCACGCTCGCGGTACTAGCCGATGACGCTCTCATCGCGCTCGATGCATCGAACGGGCATGAGCGGGCCCGCACCAAGGTCGGTTCGGCGCACGGGGCCGCGCACCGCGATGGCATCGTCTACCTCAAGGTGACGACGGGGCCCGCCGTCCCGGCGCTCAACGTTGGCGCTCTCGAGAGTGTGCTCGCTGTCGATATGGCGTCGCTGCAAGTGATGTGGCGAACGGCGCCATACCTCACCTTGGGCGAGCCCCAGGAGTCGCTCGCCCTCCTTGGCGAAGACGTGCTCGCCTGCACCAACGAAGGCGTGTTGCGTACGCTTGACGCACGGAGCGGCGCGCTGCGCGCGACCATAGGGTTGGGGCGCTGCAGCGCCCTGCTCGCGCGTGAGCACGGTGGGCAGCGGTGGGTCCATACGTTGTCGTTCAGCCGTGGCGATGAGGGGCCAGTGCGGCTTCGCGGTGGGGCACCGAGTTCGCGAACGATGCGGGTCACCGGCGTCGTGATGACCACCGCCGCGCCGAGCCCTAATGTGGCACGAACGCCAACGCCTCGTGCCGGCGCGCTGGTCAGCGCGCTCGACGCGACGGCGGTGACGGATGCAGCGGGCCGGTTTGACATGAAGGTGCAAGGCAGCGGCGCCATCACCGTGCACGCAGTCGCCCCAGTAAGCGACTCGAGTAAAGGGTGCGGTCGTTATGAGTCCGGCTTCGCGCCCGTCACTGCTCGGGGCGACGAAGGGGAACACGAGCCCGTAGCCTTGATACTCAGTCGCGAATGCGTCTGCGGCGACTGA
- a CDS encoding phosphotransferase: MALGPDDLAFVARVTGAERTSGPGERIQSLWGGYGELVRVRLVGAPMNSAIVKRVRAPRSHDADGRSHVRKKRSYEVETTWYQTLATRCDETCRVARLYGATRASDGHLLVLEDLDDAGFAGRRTDASPKERRTCLAWLAAFHALFLRVPPGDLWREGTYWHLATRPDELRATEDLPLRRAAPHLDERLRSAKHQTLVHGDAKEANFCFSRQGDAVAAVDFQYVGGGVGVKDVAYLLSDLAGDAAELEFVDVYFAHLQRELSRRGHGASADQVEGEWRALYPVARADFHRFLAGWAKDHWRRDEKGRRVTAAFLRAAGLD, from the coding sequence ATGGCGCTCGGACCCGACGATCTCGCCTTCGTGGCTCGCGTGACTGGTGCGGAGCGTACGAGCGGCCCGGGAGAGCGGATTCAATCCCTGTGGGGCGGCTACGGCGAACTTGTGCGCGTTCGCCTCGTGGGCGCGCCGATGAACTCGGCCATCGTGAAGCGCGTTCGGGCGCCCCGGAGCCACGACGCCGATGGCCGTTCGCACGTGCGAAAGAAGCGTTCGTACGAGGTCGAGACCACCTGGTACCAAACGCTGGCGACGCGTTGCGACGAAACCTGCCGCGTGGCGAGGCTCTACGGAGCGACCCGCGCATCGGACGGCCACCTGCTTGTGCTTGAAGATCTCGACGACGCCGGCTTCGCGGGGCGGCGCACCGACGCGTCGCCGAAGGAGCGACGGACCTGCCTCGCGTGGCTCGCGGCGTTCCACGCGCTCTTTCTCCGCGTCCCGCCCGGCGATCTCTGGCGCGAAGGCACCTATTGGCACCTCGCCACGAGGCCCGACGAACTTCGCGCGACGGAAGACTTGCCGCTCCGCCGCGCGGCCCCGCACCTCGACGAACGGCTACGAAGCGCGAAGCACCAGACGCTCGTCCACGGCGACGCCAAGGAGGCGAACTTTTGTTTCTCGCGCCAAGGTGACGCGGTGGCGGCCGTGGACTTTCAATACGTCGGCGGCGGCGTGGGAGTGAAAGACGTCGCGTACCTCTTGAGCGACCTCGCCGGCGACGCGGCCGAACTCGAGTTCGTCGATGTGTACTTTGCACACTTACAGAGAGAGCTCTCGCGACGCGGCCACGGGGCTTCGGCCGACCAGGTCGAAGGGGAGTGGCGCGCGCTCTATCCGGTCGCGCGGGCCGACTTTCACCGCTTCCTCGCCGGCTGGGCCAAAGACCATTGGCGCCGCGACGAAAAAGGGCGGCGCGTCACCGCAGCGTTCTTGCGCGCCGCGGGCCTCGACTGA
- a CDS encoding caspase family protein, whose protein sequence is MKRVAAGLLAGLFVASPAHGEPLRILVAAGHRYGAPSERPLQYARDDAMRVSEVFRQIGGVRPDAAIFLDEPTGAQLAAALERARVMAQARRPDEVSLVFYFSGHGDRERLHLAAETMAVSDLAARVAKVPAALRVVVLDACRNDDTREKGMSQDAPFAVALPDGTGAAVGTVWIHASSEGDPAQESRELGGGVFTHYWLSGLRGAADADSDRRVTLAEAYDYAYHQTLFRSARASGVLQRPTAQLDLRETGPVVLTTPTPMTARLVLPQVADAQYLVYEPRSRRVLSEAWSAADRRVSLALAPGAYVVQRRAAGRGGAAEVTLGRGEERTLGPSDFRDVALETLAQKGGAVIVSPNELEALYAPAVQLELGLVQRGFLRYHRRFDGWAMGVGVHGAVGRMDTAARRVDEKTAGASLNIEWRGAIGPITLRAGGGPVLEWIGQRLERIDAERASAAGLVTSESKSAVGAGLGALLRASWRVAGPLFMSVGADGASLLVPTTSGTEPRFTIGAAVGAGVAF, encoded by the coding sequence ATGAAGCGCGTCGCGGCAGGCCTGCTCGCAGGGCTCTTCGTCGCGTCTCCAGCGCACGGTGAGCCGCTGCGCATTCTCGTCGCGGCGGGGCACCGCTACGGCGCGCCCAGCGAGCGTCCTTTGCAGTATGCACGCGACGACGCGATGCGCGTCTCGGAGGTCTTTCGTCAGATCGGCGGCGTTCGCCCCGACGCGGCCATCTTTCTCGACGAGCCCACCGGCGCCCAGCTCGCGGCGGCGCTCGAGCGGGCCCGCGTGATGGCTCAAGCGCGGCGCCCCGACGAGGTGAGCCTCGTCTTCTATTTCAGCGGTCACGGCGATCGCGAACGCCTGCATTTGGCTGCCGAGACGATGGCCGTGTCGGACCTAGCGGCCCGCGTCGCCAAGGTGCCGGCGGCCCTCCGCGTCGTGGTCCTCGACGCGTGCCGCAACGATGACACACGCGAAAAGGGCATGAGCCAAGACGCGCCCTTCGCCGTCGCGCTGCCCGACGGCACCGGCGCGGCCGTCGGCACGGTGTGGATCCACGCGTCGTCGGAGGGCGATCCGGCGCAAGAGTCTCGCGAGCTGGGCGGAGGCGTCTTTACGCACTACTGGTTGAGCGGCCTGCGCGGCGCCGCCGACGCCGACTCCGATCGGCGCGTGACGCTGGCCGAGGCTTACGACTACGCGTACCACCAGACGCTCTTTCGGTCGGCGCGCGCCTCGGGCGTGCTCCAAAGGCCCACAGCGCAGCTCGACCTCCGCGAAACGGGGCCCGTCGTGCTGACCACGCCAACGCCGATGACGGCGCGGCTCGTGCTCCCACAAGTCGCCGACGCGCAATACCTGGTCTACGAGCCCCGCTCGCGCCGCGTCCTCTCGGAGGCCTGGAGCGCCGCCGATCGTCGCGTCTCCCTCGCGCTCGCCCCCGGTGCTTACGTGGTCCAACGTCGCGCGGCGGGGCGCGGCGGTGCGGCCGAGGTCACGCTCGGTCGCGGCGAGGAGCGCACCCTTGGACCGTCGGACTTTCGAGATGTCGCGCTCGAGACGCTGGCGCAGAAGGGCGGGGCCGTCATCGTTTCTCCGAATGAGCTCGAAGCGCTCTACGCACCGGCGGTGCAGCTCGAGTTGGGGCTCGTCCAGCGAGGCTTCTTGCGTTACCACCGGCGCTTCGACGGTTGGGCCATGGGCGTGGGCGTACACGGCGCCGTCGGCCGCATGGATACGGCGGCCCGACGCGTCGACGAGAAGACCGCGGGCGCTTCGCTCAACATCGAGTGGCGCGGCGCCATCGGGCCGATCACGCTTCGCGCCGGTGGTGGACCTGTCCTGGAGTGGATTGGCCAGCGCCTCGAGCGCATCGACGCGGAGCGCGCCTCCGCTGCGGGGCTCGTCACATCCGAGTCGAAGAGCGCCGTCGGCGCCGGGCTTGGCGCGCTGCTCCGTGCTTCCTGGCGCGTTGCAGGCCCGCTCTTCATGAGCGTTGGTGCCGATGGCGCTTCGCTGCTCGTGCCGACGACTTCGGGGACCGAGCCGCGTTTTACGATCGGGGCTGCGGTCGGCGCCGGCGTCGCGTTTTAG
- a CDS encoding RNA-binding transcriptional accessory protein, whose translation MTAPMDPAPRIAEELRLPPAGVRAALRLLGEGATVAFIARYRKEQTGGLDEVAIGAIVDKRDYVVSLEQRRAVILEAIAAQGKLTADLERAIRRTWLKAELEDLYLPYKTKRRTRASQARERGLLPLANRLLAQPPQGDPRREAAAFVDAAKDVPDVDAALAGARDIVAELVAEQPSVRALARSRFDREAVVESVAIAAKTKAPTKFEAYYDFQERAKTIPSHRYLAIVRGEEEGVLRVKVRIDDAALAVEIAPAAGLRRGSPFGKELEAALADATKRLLVPSIESDVRAELKERADLGAVAVFAENVSKLLLAAPLGRRVVLGIDPGQRTGCKCAVVDDTGKLVAHTRLLLVGGAGALEQAKRTFAELLARHRPHAIAVGNGTHGRETADFCRGELTAAGRADVVVVLVNEAGASVYSASEVAREEFPELDLTVRGAISIARRLQDPLAELVKIDPKAIGVGQYQHDVDQPTLARKLDEVVERCVNAVGVEVNTASAPLLARVAGVGPSLAKKIVAHRDKSGAFRSRRDLLKVSGLGPKAFEQAAGFVRIREGTHPLDASGVHPERYALVERIAKERGVELATLVGNEELARGIPWASYANDEVGPPTLEDIQREVSKPGRDPRETFTAPTFRDDVRKLEDVSSGMVLEGVVTNVTAFGAFVDVGVHQDGLVHVSQLADRFVKDPHAVVKVGERVKVRVLEVDLARKRLALSMKQAPK comes from the coding sequence ATGACTGCCCCGATGGATCCGGCGCCGCGCATCGCCGAGGAGCTTCGGCTCCCGCCAGCCGGCGTACGCGCCGCGCTGCGGCTCCTCGGTGAGGGCGCGACCGTCGCGTTCATCGCGCGCTATCGCAAAGAGCAAACCGGCGGACTCGACGAGGTGGCCATTGGGGCCATCGTCGACAAGCGCGACTACGTCGTGTCGCTGGAGCAACGGCGCGCCGTGATCCTCGAGGCCATCGCGGCGCAGGGAAAGCTCACGGCCGACCTCGAGCGCGCCATTCGCAGGACGTGGCTCAAGGCGGAGCTCGAAGATCTGTACCTGCCCTACAAGACGAAGCGGCGAACGCGCGCGTCGCAGGCGCGGGAGCGCGGCCTTCTGCCGCTGGCGAATCGACTCCTCGCGCAGCCGCCACAAGGCGACCCGCGCCGCGAGGCGGCGGCGTTCGTCGACGCCGCGAAAGACGTCCCCGACGTCGACGCCGCGCTCGCCGGTGCGCGAGACATCGTCGCTGAATTGGTAGCCGAGCAGCCCAGCGTGCGAGCGTTAGCGCGCTCACGCTTCGACCGCGAGGCCGTCGTGGAGTCGGTGGCCATCGCCGCGAAGACGAAGGCGCCCACCAAGTTCGAGGCCTACTACGACTTCCAAGAGCGCGCGAAGACGATCCCGTCACATCGGTACTTGGCCATCGTTCGCGGCGAAGAAGAGGGCGTGCTCCGCGTCAAGGTTCGCATCGACGACGCGGCGTTGGCCGTCGAGATCGCCCCGGCGGCGGGCTTGCGGCGCGGCTCGCCCTTTGGCAAGGAACTCGAGGCTGCGCTGGCCGACGCAACGAAGCGCCTCCTCGTGCCGTCCATCGAATCGGACGTCCGGGCCGAGCTCAAGGAGCGGGCCGACCTGGGCGCCGTGGCCGTCTTCGCCGAGAACGTGTCGAAGCTACTCCTGGCGGCGCCGCTCGGGCGACGCGTGGTGCTCGGCATCGACCCGGGCCAGCGAACCGGCTGCAAGTGCGCCGTCGTCGATGACACGGGCAAGCTCGTCGCGCACACAAGGCTCCTGCTCGTGGGCGGCGCCGGTGCCCTCGAACAAGCGAAGCGCACCTTCGCCGAGCTCCTCGCGAGGCACCGGCCCCACGCCATCGCCGTTGGCAACGGGACCCACGGCCGCGAGACGGCCGACTTTTGCCGAGGCGAGCTCACCGCGGCGGGAAGGGCCGACGTCGTCGTGGTGCTCGTGAACGAGGCCGGCGCGAGCGTCTATTCGGCGAGCGAGGTCGCACGGGAGGAGTTCCCGGAGCTCGATCTCACGGTGCGCGGCGCCATCTCCATCGCGCGGCGCCTCCAAGATCCGCTCGCCGAGCTCGTGAAGATCGACCCGAAGGCCATCGGCGTGGGGCAGTACCAACACGACGTCGACCAGCCGACCCTCGCACGCAAGCTCGACGAGGTCGTCGAACGCTGCGTAAACGCCGTGGGGGTCGAAGTGAACACCGCCAGCGCGCCGCTCTTGGCACGCGTCGCCGGCGTAGGGCCGTCTTTGGCAAAGAAGATCGTCGCGCATCGAGACAAGAGCGGCGCCTTTCGGTCGCGCCGAGATCTGCTCAAGGTCTCCGGCCTCGGTCCTAAGGCCTTCGAGCAGGCCGCCGGCTTCGTTCGCATTCGCGAGGGCACGCATCCGCTCGACGCGAGCGGCGTTCACCCCGAGCGATACGCGCTCGTGGAGCGCATCGCGAAGGAGCGCGGCGTCGAGCTGGCTACCCTCGTTGGCAACGAAGAGCTTGCGCGCGGCATCCCGTGGGCGAGCTACGCCAACGATGAAGTGGGCCCGCCAACGCTCGAGGACATCCAGCGCGAGGTGAGCAAGCCGGGGCGCGATCCACGAGAAACGTTCACGGCGCCGACGTTCCGCGACGACGTTCGTAAGCTCGAAGATGTGTCATCGGGCATGGTGCTGGAGGGTGTCGTCACGAACGTCACGGCTTTTGGCGCGTTCGTCGACGTTGGCGTCCATCAAGATGGACTCGTGCACGTCTCGCAGCTCGCCGACCGGTTCGTCAAAGATCCGCACGCCGTCGTTAAGGTCGGCGAGCGCGTGAAGGTGCGCGTCCTCGAGGTCGATCTCGCGCGCAAGCGGCTCGCGCTGTCCATGAAGCAGGCGCCGAAGTAG